From one Rhopalosiphum padi isolate XX-2018 chromosome 2, ASM2088224v1, whole genome shotgun sequence genomic stretch:
- the LOC132921380 gene encoding uncharacterized protein LOC132921380: protein MHSIAFTAVCLVICSCLRSTTYGYKVLVGNSDCLLKVADSDAPKMPIPFTSNGKRYAIIYPDAKGRLNVKSGRSFKLSCGTSKFASDAIRREGSADALVTCVGDDELTYRGKTYRYADFRCDGMPKSELRVTGDLCQSANYTVAAVGFQTDRAFLQLYSMCFDKSTKNSLYSWYDARAPYYDNHQKYSKRPAFINSKELYGKTDVNKKYTFKEQKKTVAQILRSDKLADKYIRNDNRHSLSRGHYTAKADFFFAYEQTATFYYANVAPQWQIFNGDMWADLEQSTRSKLDKDNGTSRHVIVTGTYDVCTLADVDDVQQPLHLDLPDSIPVPLFYWKLYYDVDAADGIVYIGLNNPYKKIDDSVYLCPNICPDGYHGRGYQDNGHANDDPEPDANNGLIYCCTKESFEKVYGELDPIVYRPLM from the exons ATGCATTCAATTGCATTTACTGCAGTATGTTTAGTCATTTGTTCGTGTCTGCGATCAACTACTTATGGCTATAAAGTTCTGg ttggAAACAGCGACTGTTTGCTAAAGGTGGCCGATAGCGACGCACCCAAAATGCCCATACCGTTCACGAGCAACGGCAAGCGGTACGCTATCATCTATCCGGACGCCAAAGGCAGGCTGAACGTGAAGAGCGGACGTAGTTTCAAGCTGTCATGCGGTACTTCCAAATTCGCGTCGGACGCGATACGGCGTGAAGGCAGCGCCGATGCGTTGGTCACGTGCGTCGGCGACGACGAACTCACATACCGCGGAAAGACGTACCGGTACGCGGATTTCCGGTGCGATGGCATGCCCAAGTCGGAACTTCGGGTCACCGGCGACCTGTGCCAGTCGGCCAACTACACCGTGGCCGCGGTAGGTTTCCAGACCGATCGAGCGTTCCTTCAGCTGTACAGCATGTGCTTCGACAAATCGACCAAGAACAGCCTGTACTCGTGGTATGACGCCCGGGCGCCGTACTACGACAATCACCAGAAGTACAGCAAGCGACCGGCCTTCATCAATTCCAAGGAGTTGTACGGCAAAACAGACGTGAACAAGAAATACACTTTCAAAGAACAG AAAAAAACGGTGGCGCAAATTCTCAGATCGGACAAACTTGCAGATAAGTACATAAGAAATGATAACCGCCACTCGCTATCCCGCGGCCATTACACAGCCAAAGCTGACTTCTTCTTCGCTTATGAACAAACTGCAAC GTTTTACTACGCGAACGTAGCCCCGCAGTGGCAGATCTTTAACGGCGACATGTGGGCCGATCTGGAGCAGTCGACCCGGTCCAAGTTGGACAAGGACAACGGCACGTCCAGGCACGTGATCGTCACCGGCACGTACGACGTGTGCACGCTGGCCGACGTGGACGACGTCCAGCAACCACTGCACCTCGACCTGCCCGACAGCATACCCGTGCCGCTGTTCTACTGGAAGCTGTACTACGACGTGGACGCGGCGGACGGCATCGTGTACATCGGTCTCAACAACCCGTACAAGAAGATCGACGACAGCGTGTACTTATGTCCGAACATATGTCCGGACGGATACCATGGACGCGGTTACCAGGACAACGGTCACGCGAACGACGACCCCGAACCGGACGCCAACAATGGGCTCATCTACTGCTGTACCAAAGAGTCGTTCGAAAAGGTTTACGGCGAGCTGGACCCAATCGTGTATCGACCGCTAATGTGA